The Ornithinimicrobium faecis genome includes a window with the following:
- the trhA gene encoding PAQR family membrane homeostasis protein TrhA — MDTAARSRDGSVHVTDERFNTISHLFGTCFALVGAALLIAQASAQADPWKIVGFSVYGASLITLFLCSTLHHGLDLGPRVNGVLRTLDYTSVFFLIAGTVTPLVLILFRTTYGWTVFGVVWGIAAVGIVMRSVWTHLPKWVTNTLYISLGWMTVLLAFAGELSLGAMALTAAGGLVYSLGFVIFVIEKPNPWPGVFGFHEIWHALVVIAAFLHYLLMYFYVLPA, encoded by the coding sequence GTGGACACCGCAGCGCGCAGTCGGGACGGCAGTGTCCACGTCACCGACGAGCGATTCAACACCATCTCCCACCTGTTCGGGACCTGCTTCGCCCTGGTTGGGGCAGCGCTGCTGATCGCCCAGGCGAGCGCGCAGGCAGACCCCTGGAAGATCGTCGGGTTCAGCGTCTACGGCGCCTCCCTGATCACCTTGTTCTTGTGCAGCACCCTGCACCACGGGCTCGACCTCGGGCCGCGCGTCAACGGCGTCCTGCGCACGCTGGACTACACGTCGGTCTTCTTCCTGATCGCCGGCACGGTGACGCCGCTGGTGCTCATCCTGTTCCGCACGACCTACGGCTGGACCGTCTTCGGTGTCGTCTGGGGCATCGCCGCGGTGGGCATCGTGATGCGCTCCGTCTGGACCCACTTGCCCAAGTGGGTGACCAACACGCTGTATATCTCGCTGGGCTGGATGACTGTCCTGCTCGCTTTCGCGGGCGAGCTCTCGCTGGGAGCCATGGCACTGACGGCGGCTGGTGGTCTGGTCTACAGCCTGGGGTTCGTGATCTTCGTCATCGAGAAGCCCAACCCGTGGCCCGGCGTCTTCGGGTTCCACGAGATCTGGCACGCCCTGGTCGTGATCGCGGCCTTCCTGCACTACCTGCTGATGTATTTCTACGTCCTGCCCGCCTGA
- a CDS encoding class F sortase, whose amino-acid sequence MSAPRPPTQARRRAVYRRRRIVVAVLALALLVGLFLGGRAIVLALSGGGESAAAQPLSAADQAVRMELPTSDAAVALRPAGVNESNRIDPEPGEAVWYTGHDRVRPGELGTAVVVGHAEQDGEPDAFADLATITEGERVTITFADGVTLQLDVSDVQVLAEDELQDSDLVWGPQQQTHRTVLVTSDQVEVDGREGHVVVVAELG is encoded by the coding sequence GTGTCCGCGCCGCGACCCCCGACACAGGCGCGGCGCCGCGCGGTCTATCGTCGCCGCCGGATCGTGGTCGCAGTCCTCGCGCTCGCACTGCTCGTCGGGTTGTTCCTCGGTGGCCGCGCGATCGTGCTTGCCCTCAGCGGTGGTGGCGAGTCAGCCGCCGCCCAGCCCCTGTCAGCAGCCGACCAGGCCGTGCGGATGGAGTTGCCCACCAGCGACGCGGCCGTCGCGCTGCGACCAGCAGGCGTGAACGAGAGCAACCGGATCGACCCGGAGCCGGGTGAGGCCGTCTGGTACACCGGCCACGACCGGGTGCGGCCCGGTGAGCTCGGCACAGCCGTTGTCGTGGGGCACGCCGAGCAGGACGGCGAGCCCGACGCCTTCGCCGACCTCGCCACCATCACCGAGGGCGAGCGGGTGACGATCACATTTGCCGACGGCGTCACCCTGCAGCTGGACGTGTCAGACGTCCAGGTGCTGGCCGAGGATGAGTTGCAGGACTCCGACCTCGTCTGGGGACCGCAGCAGCAGACTCACCGCACCGTCCTGGTCACCAGCGACCAGGTGGAGGTCGACGGCCGCGAAGGGCATGTCGTGGTGGTTGCAGAGCTGGGCTGA
- a CDS encoding nucleoside deaminase encodes MITDDDLHHLRRCVELAREALDAGDEPFGSLLVDDQGVVRHEDRNRVRDGDRTRHPEFEIARWAAEHLSPDERTVATVYTSGEHCPMCAAAHGWVGLGRIVYAVSSDQLGAWLTEWGVPRGPVAPLPITTVVPDAVVDGPAPECAEVMRTLHQSRFL; translated from the coding sequence ATGATCACCGACGACGACCTGCATCACCTGCGACGCTGCGTCGAACTGGCCCGGGAGGCGCTCGACGCCGGGGATGAGCCCTTCGGTTCGCTCCTGGTCGACGACCAGGGCGTCGTGCGTCATGAGGATCGCAATCGCGTCCGTGACGGCGACCGCACTCGGCACCCCGAGTTCGAGATCGCCCGGTGGGCCGCCGAGCACCTGAGTCCGGACGAGCGGACGGTCGCCACCGTCTACACCTCCGGTGAGCACTGCCCGATGTGTGCGGCTGCCCATGGTTGGGTCGGTCTGGGGCGCATCGTGTATGCCGTGTCCTCCGATCAGCTCGGAGCCTGGCTCACGGAGTGGGGAGTGCCGCGGGGGCCCGTTGCTCCCTTGCCGATCACCACTGTCGTGCCCGATGCGGTGGTCGACGGTCCGGCACCGGAGTGCGCGGAGGTCATGCGGACGCTGCACCAGAGTCGGTTTCTGTAG
- a CDS encoding GNAT family N-acetyltransferase, which translates to MPSLGPGPHPVVVRAARPQEFAEIGRLLVAAYGPGGMPPDEPYWEALRDTAARERDAEVWVAEVDGRVGGTVTWAGHGSGQREIAQEGEAEFRMLGVDPELQGRGIGRALVEAVIGRARQDNYAALVMCSDAWMASAHRLYEGAGFVRLPDRDWSPVPGVDLIAYRLSL; encoded by the coding sequence ATGCCATCGCTCGGGCCGGGGCCGCACCCGGTGGTTGTCCGAGCCGCCCGACCGCAGGAGTTCGCCGAGATCGGCCGGCTGCTCGTGGCGGCCTACGGCCCGGGCGGGATGCCGCCTGACGAGCCCTACTGGGAGGCGCTGCGCGACACGGCGGCGCGCGAGCGCGACGCCGAGGTCTGGGTGGCCGAGGTCGACGGGCGGGTTGGCGGCACCGTGACCTGGGCCGGTCACGGCTCCGGCCAGCGCGAGATCGCCCAGGAGGGCGAGGCCGAGTTTCGGATGCTCGGAGTTGACCCAGAGTTGCAGGGGCGGGGGATCGGGCGGGCCCTTGTGGAGGCCGTGATCGGGCGCGCTCGCCAGGACAACTATGCCGCTCTGGTCATGTGCAGCGACGCGTGGATGGCCAGCGCCCACCGCTTGTATGAAGGGGCCGGCTTCGTCCGCCTGCCCGACCGTGACTGGTCGCCGGTGCCGGGGGTCGACCTCATCGCCTACCGCCTCTCGCTCTAG
- a CDS encoding acyl-CoA dehydrogenase family protein, with protein sequence MSDFDLFRISEDHEALREAVREVSENKIAPHAAAVDEESRFPQEALDALLATDFHAPHIAEEYDGVGADALATCIVIEEVARVCASSSLIPAVNKLGTMPLILGASEEIKAKYLPPVARGESMFSYGLSEAGAGSDTAGMKCKAIEQPDGTFLLNGQKSWITNAGVSDYYTVLAVTDPDGERGRNVTAFVVEKDDEGFTFGEPEKKLGIKGSPTRELLFENCSIPGDRMVGGLGEGLKIALRTLDHTRVTIGAQAVGIAQGALDFSLGYVKERQQFGKKIADFQGLQFMLADMGMKLEAARQMVYTAAAKSERNDPDLPFFGAAAKCFASDVAMEITTDAVQLLGGYGYTKDFPVERMMRDAKITQIYEGTNQVQRIVMARQLLKG encoded by the coding sequence ATGAGTGATTTCGATCTTTTCCGCATCTCCGAGGACCACGAGGCACTGCGCGAGGCAGTGCGCGAGGTGAGCGAGAACAAGATCGCCCCGCACGCCGCGGCGGTCGATGAGGAGAGCCGGTTCCCGCAGGAGGCGCTGGACGCCCTGCTTGCCACCGACTTCCATGCCCCGCACATTGCGGAGGAGTACGACGGCGTGGGTGCTGACGCGCTGGCCACCTGCATCGTCATCGAGGAGGTCGCCAGGGTCTGCGCGTCCTCGTCCCTGATCCCGGCCGTGAACAAGCTGGGCACCATGCCGCTGATCCTGGGTGCCAGCGAGGAGATCAAGGCCAAGTACCTCCCGCCGGTCGCCCGCGGCGAGTCGATGTTCTCCTACGGTCTGTCTGAGGCCGGGGCCGGCAGCGACACCGCCGGGATGAAGTGCAAGGCCATCGAGCAGCCGGACGGCACCTTCCTGCTCAACGGTCAGAAGTCCTGGATCACCAATGCCGGTGTGTCGGACTATTACACCGTCCTGGCGGTCACCGACCCCGACGGCGAGCGCGGCCGCAATGTCACAGCTTTCGTGGTCGAGAAGGACGACGAGGGCTTCACCTTTGGCGAGCCAGAGAAGAAGCTCGGCATCAAGGGCTCACCGACCCGCGAGCTGCTCTTCGAGAACTGTTCGATCCCGGGGGACCGCATGGTCGGCGGGCTGGGTGAGGGTCTGAAGATCGCGCTGCGCACCCTCGACCACACCCGCGTCACGATCGGCGCCCAGGCCGTCGGCATCGCCCAGGGGGCGCTCGACTTTTCCCTCGGCTATGTCAAGGAGCGCCAGCAGTTCGGCAAGAAGATCGCTGACTTCCAGGGTCTCCAGTTCATGCTGGCCGACATGGGCATGAAGCTCGAGGCCGCCCGGCAGATGGTCTATACCGCCGCCGCGAAGTCCGAGCGCAACGACCCCGACCTGCCGTTCTTTGGTGCGGCCGCCAAGTGCTTCGCCTCGGACGTGGCCATGGAGATCACCACCGACGCGGTCCAGCTGCTCGGTGGCTACGGCTACACCAAGGACTTCCCGGTCGAGCGGATGATGCGCGACGCCAAGATCACCCAGATCTATGAGGGCACCAACCAGGTCCAGCGCATCGTGATGGCGCGCCAGCTGCTCAAAGGCTGA
- a CDS encoding Uma2 family endonuclease, which produces MSMPTLTDRAHEHRVSRAEFEALREEREKRADGARYELLDGEVVVTPSPGGNHQLVVTQLVILMSAVLPVDWEVVTAPLDVEMQGGEGDTVLQPDVLITERSHLTDGGLHVAPLLAIEVLSPSTWRRDLGPKRDAYAAAGIRHYWVVAPKAPSVTVYRLGADGAFREEAHVTGDQQWTTDAPVNVALCPAELVR; this is translated from the coding sequence ATGAGTATGCCGACGCTCACCGACCGCGCACACGAGCACCGGGTGTCCCGGGCCGAGTTCGAGGCGCTCCGCGAGGAGCGCGAGAAGCGCGCGGACGGTGCTCGTTATGAACTGCTCGATGGTGAGGTCGTCGTGACGCCGTCACCTGGCGGGAACCATCAATTAGTTGTCACCCAACTGGTGATCCTGATGAGCGCCGTCCTGCCAGTCGACTGGGAGGTGGTGACTGCTCCGCTCGACGTCGAGATGCAAGGTGGTGAGGGTGACACCGTGCTGCAGCCCGATGTCCTGATCACCGAGCGCAGTCACCTCACCGACGGTGGCCTCCACGTGGCCCCTCTGCTCGCGATTGAGGTCCTGTCGCCCTCGACCTGGAGACGCGACCTCGGGCCCAAACGTGATGCCTACGCCGCCGCGGGCATCCGGCATTACTGGGTCGTGGCTCCAAAGGCACCCTCCGTCACCGTCTATCGATTGGGTGCCGACGGCGCCTTCCGCGAGGAGGCACATGTGACCGGTGACCAGCAGTGGACCACGGACGCACCCGTCAACGTCGCGCTCTGCCCAGCTGAACTGGTCCGCTGA
- a CDS encoding Uma2 family endonuclease has protein sequence MPMLTDRTTEHRISRDHFERIREAGSELLRFELLDGEVLVTPSPSTPHQRPVMRLALTLGPLLPEGTELLGAPYDVLLDDAAEGDTTLQPDLLVARTADLTYANLPAAPVLVVEVLSPSTWRRDLGAKRDAYARAGVAHYWVLAPDMPSLTAYRLDPSGGYREEAHVIGDEQWATTSPVEITLCPADLIR, from the coding sequence ATGCCGATGCTTACCGACCGCACAACTGAGCACCGCATCAGCCGGGATCACTTCGAACGCATCCGGGAGGCTGGATCCGAACTCTTGCGCTTCGAGTTGCTGGACGGTGAGGTCCTCGTGACACCGTCGCCGTCCACACCGCACCAGCGCCCCGTCATGCGTCTGGCCCTGACCCTGGGACCGCTCCTGCCCGAGGGGACGGAACTCCTCGGCGCGCCCTACGACGTCCTGCTGGACGACGCTGCCGAAGGTGACACCACATTGCAACCCGACCTGCTGGTCGCCCGCACTGCGGACCTCACCTACGCCAACCTGCCGGCGGCCCCAGTGCTGGTCGTTGAGGTCCTGTCCCCTTCCACGTGGCGACGCGACCTGGGCGCCAAGCGCGACGCCTACGCCCGAGCCGGTGTCGCGCACTATTGGGTCCTCGCGCCCGACATGCCGTCACTGACGGCCTACCGTCTCGACCCTTCTGGTGGCTACCGCGAGGAGGCGCACGTCATCGGCGACGAGCAGTGGGCGACGACCTCCCCCGTCGAGATCACTCTCTGCCCAGCGGACCTCATCCGCTGA
- a CDS encoding NAD(P)H-quinone dehydrogenase translates to MGPVSGTQKSVVIVGGGPGGYEAALPAAQLGAKVTVVEREGLGGAAVLTDCVPSKALIATADFMDRFSAAERIGVSFDGAPSDQGVRARLTDVNARILRLARAQSVDIRDKLLDAGVEVLKGAGRLVRPGVVEVATGVDSVESGEEPAPSAEERRAGTRQLDADVILIATGARPRVLDTAVPDGERILTWQQIYALPELPEHLVVIGSGVTGAELAHAYLGLGCQVTLVSSRDRVLPGEDQDAATVLEEVFRGRGMQVLNRSRAQGVVRAGDGVVVTLEDGREVKASHALLAVGSIPNTADMGLEQAGVHLSASGHIEVDRVSRTSVPGIYAAGDCTGVLPLASVAAMQGRIAVAHAMGDAVAPLNLGRVSSNIFTDPEIATVGVSQADVDSGKVDARSVMLPLTGNPRAKMQNTTHGFVKIFARNGSDTILGGVVVSPRASELIFPITLAVANRLNVDQFASTFTVYPSMSGSIAEAARQLHTTQGD, encoded by the coding sequence ATGGGTCCCGTGAGTGGAACGCAGAAGTCAGTGGTCATCGTCGGGGGCGGACCAGGAGGTTATGAGGCGGCACTGCCCGCCGCACAACTGGGCGCCAAGGTCACCGTGGTCGAACGGGAGGGGCTCGGTGGGGCCGCGGTCCTCACGGACTGCGTCCCCAGCAAGGCGCTCATCGCCACCGCAGACTTCATGGACCGCTTCAGCGCGGCGGAGCGCATCGGTGTGAGTTTCGACGGGGCGCCGAGTGACCAGGGGGTGCGGGCGCGGCTCACCGATGTCAACGCGCGCATCCTGCGGTTGGCCCGGGCCCAGAGCGTCGACATCCGCGACAAGCTGCTCGACGCCGGGGTCGAGGTGCTCAAGGGCGCGGGACGTCTCGTGCGGCCAGGCGTCGTCGAGGTGGCCACCGGGGTCGACAGTGTCGAGTCGGGGGAGGAGCCCGCTCCCTCCGCCGAGGAACGGCGTGCCGGCACCCGTCAGCTGGACGCGGACGTGATCCTGATCGCAACCGGCGCGCGGCCCAGGGTGCTCGACACCGCGGTCCCGGACGGCGAGCGGATCCTGACCTGGCAGCAGATCTATGCCCTGCCCGAGTTGCCAGAGCACCTCGTGGTCATCGGCTCTGGTGTGACCGGCGCCGAGTTGGCCCACGCCTATCTCGGTCTGGGGTGTCAGGTGACCCTGGTCTCCTCCCGTGACCGGGTGCTGCCCGGAGAGGACCAGGACGCCGCGACGGTGCTGGAGGAGGTCTTCCGCGGCCGCGGCATGCAGGTGCTCAACCGCTCCCGGGCCCAGGGCGTGGTGCGTGCTGGCGACGGTGTCGTGGTGACGCTCGAGGACGGACGCGAGGTCAAGGCCTCCCATGCGCTGCTCGCCGTCGGCTCGATCCCGAACACCGCCGACATGGGGCTGGAGCAGGCCGGTGTCCACCTGTCCGCCTCCGGTCACATCGAGGTGGACCGGGTCTCGCGGACCTCGGTGCCCGGCATCTACGCCGCCGGCGACTGCACCGGTGTGCTGCCGCTCGCCTCGGTCGCGGCCATGCAGGGACGCATCGCCGTCGCCCACGCCATGGGTGACGCGGTGGCTCCGCTCAACCTCGGCCGCGTTAGCTCCAACATCTTCACCGACCCCGAGATCGCCACGGTCGGCGTCTCGCAGGCGGATGTGGACTCCGGCAAGGTCGACGCCCGCTCGGTCATGCTCCCGCTGACCGGCAACCCGCGCGCCAAGATGCAGAACACCACGCACGGCTTCGTCAAGATCTTCGCCCGCAACGGCAGCGACACGATCCTCGGCGGCGTCGTGGTCTCACCGCGCGCCAGCGAGCTGATCTTCCCGATCACCCTGGCGGTGGCCAACCGGCTCAACGTCGACCAGTTCGCCTCCACCTTCACGGTCTATCCCTCGATGTCGGGCTCCATCGCGGAGGCGGCCCGCCAGTTGCACACCACCCAGGGCGACTGA